In one window of Flavobacterium ginsengisoli DNA:
- a CDS encoding Lrp/AsnC family transcriptional regulator, with amino-acid sequence MILDEIDKKLLVLLQTDSKKTNKELSLKLNLSVTAVYERIKKLEREGIIKSYVALVDKSKIEKGFVVFCHLKLIQHTKEFLTKFESEVIKLNEVLECHHVSGDYDYILKVLVKDMEAYREFLVTKLTSLQHIGSTQSMFMISEVKNSTVISF; translated from the coding sequence ATGATTCTTGACGAAATCGATAAAAAACTCCTCGTTCTGCTTCAAACCGACAGTAAAAAGACCAATAAAGAATTGTCTTTAAAACTCAATTTGTCAGTAACAGCAGTTTACGAACGAATCAAAAAACTAGAACGAGAAGGAATAATAAAAAGCTATGTGGCTTTAGTTGATAAATCTAAAATCGAAAAGGGATTTGTGGTTTTCTGTCATTTAAAACTCATTCAACACACCAAAGAATTTCTGACGAAATTTGAAAGCGAAGTCATCAAATTAAACGAAGTTCTTGAATGCCATCACGTAAGCGGAGATTATGATTATATACTGAAAGTCTTGGTAAAAGATATGGAAGCTTACAGAGAGTTTTTAGTCACAAAACTAACTTCATTACAGCATATAGGAAGTACACAAAGTATGTTTATGATTAGTGAAGTGAAGAATTCGACGGTGATTTCGTTCTAA
- a CDS encoding lipocalin family protein: MKSKYIAPILIGAGIGIALYSCGGGIPKNAKAVTNFDSKKYLGKWYEIARLDYKWERDLNNVTAEYSLNEDNTIKVDNKGYDVKKDKWERSVGKAKFVKKDNIGMLKVSFFGPFYSGYNVVAIDTDYKYALVAGESLKYMWILSREKTIPESIKADFLIKAQEIGYKVTDLVWVKHDKMN, from the coding sequence ATGAAAAGTAAATATATCGCTCCAATTCTAATTGGAGCAGGAATAGGAATCGCATTGTACTCTTGTGGAGGCGGAATTCCAAAAAATGCAAAAGCTGTAACAAACTTTGACAGCAAAAAATATCTCGGAAAATGGTATGAAATTGCCAGATTAGATTACAAATGGGAAAGAGATTTGAACAATGTAACTGCCGAATATTCTTTAAACGAGGATAATACAATAAAAGTCGATAATAAGGGCTATGATGTCAAAAAAGACAAATGGGAACGAAGTGTCGGGAAAGCTAAATTTGTCAAAAAGGACAATATTGGTATGCTGAAAGTCTCATTTTTTGGTCCTTTTTATTCTGGTTACAATGTCGTAGCAATCGATACAGATTATAAATACGCGCTTGTGGCTGGAGAAAGTTTAAAATACATGTGGATACTTTCTAGAGAAAAAACAATTCCTGAAAGTATCAAAGCAGATTTTCTTATCAAAGCTCAGGAAATTGGATATAAAGTAACCGATTTAGTTTGGGTGAAACACGATAAGATGAATTAA
- a CDS encoding DUF695 domain-containing protein — protein sequence MSFLDKILGKNEAPIKSYNDFWNWFLANEKEFFKTVQSGENIHQGFFDKLVPKLDEIHEGIYFLTGMFDDQTAELVLTPDGAIKNIYVIEELVNAAPEINGWKFTALKPASDINNIGITYQDFEFSKENLKFYPRIHEAYPDEIDLVIVYDHFIEEKKSNVTNGVYIFLDNYLGELHSVALIDNLVVVGPENVSEELIPIEKLKDYLIWREKEFVEKYEGTRHNTENDGYANFEGKREDGSIVLALINTTILEWDKKASHPWVFIVAIPFDDCDNGGLPDEKTYKLLDEIEEEIIVSLPDSEGYLNLGRETANNKREIFFTCKDFRKPAKIADELIKKYSGVFEISYELYKDKYWQSFRHFQAK from the coding sequence ATGAGTTTTCTTGATAAAATATTAGGCAAAAATGAAGCTCCAATAAAATCTTATAATGATTTCTGGAATTGGTTTTTAGCAAATGAAAAAGAGTTTTTTAAAACCGTTCAAAGTGGGGAAAATATACATCAAGGCTTTTTTGATAAACTAGTGCCAAAGCTAGATGAAATTCATGAAGGAATTTATTTTCTTACTGGAATGTTCGATGATCAAACTGCCGAATTAGTTCTTACGCCAGATGGAGCAATCAAAAACATTTATGTTATTGAAGAATTAGTTAATGCTGCCCCAGAAATTAATGGATGGAAATTCACGGCTTTAAAACCAGCTTCGGATATTAATAATATTGGAATTACCTATCAGGATTTTGAATTTAGTAAAGAAAACTTAAAATTTTATCCTCGCATCCATGAAGCTTACCCAGATGAAATAGATTTGGTAATTGTTTATGATCATTTTATTGAAGAGAAAAAATCTAATGTCACTAATGGAGTGTATATTTTTCTAGACAATTATTTGGGTGAATTGCATTCTGTTGCCTTAATCGATAATTTGGTTGTTGTAGGACCAGAAAATGTTTCTGAAGAATTAATTCCAATCGAAAAATTAAAAGACTATTTAATTTGGAGAGAGAAAGAATTTGTTGAAAAATATGAAGGAACTCGACATAATACAGAAAATGACGGTTATGCCAATTTTGAAGGAAAAAGAGAAGATGGTTCTATTGTTTTGGCTTTAATTAATACTACAATTTTAGAATGGGATAAAAAAGCATCGCATCCGTGGGTTTTTATTGTTGCAATTCCTTTTGATGATTGTGATAATGGCGGATTGCCAGATGAAAAAACATATAAGCTTCTAGATGAAATTGAAGAAGAAATTATCGTTAGTTTGCCAGATTCTGAAGGATATTTAAATTTGGGAAGAGAAACGGCAAACAATAAAAGAGAAATATTTTTTACTTGTAAAGACTTTAGAAAACCAGCTAAAATTGCCGATGAACTAATTAAGAAATATAGCGGAGTTTTCGAAATAAGCTACGAACTTTATAAAGATAAATATTGGCAGTCATTTAGACATTTTCAGGCCAAATAA
- a CDS encoding type II toxin-antitoxin system RelE/ParE family toxin has protein sequence MVFKIKILPLAEKEIDESIEFYESRSKGLGKQFLTYLRSYLKVLKTNPELFEIKKQPGYREMTLVKFPFVIIYEIIGNEIVIYSVFHTSRNPEKKP, from the coding sequence ATGGTTTTTAAAATTAAAATTTTACCATTAGCAGAAAAAGAAATTGATGAATCTATTGAATTTTACGAAAGCAGAAGTAAAGGTTTAGGAAAGCAATTTTTAACTTATTTAAGATCTTATCTCAAGGTTTTAAAAACAAATCCAGAATTATTTGAAATTAAAAAGCAACCAGGTTATCGTGAAATGACTTTGGTTAAATTTCCCTTTGTTATTATTTATGAGATCATCGGAAATGAAATAGTAATTTATTCTGTATTTCACACTTCAAGAAATCCTGAAAAGAAACCTTAA
- a CDS encoding starch-binding protein encodes MKKHLLLFYALFAPFLFLQAQVHTSYLWHLHQPTYWGDISKKNPNRYQIVKESQDLKVSGANNDKNGLAHPTNNLEEIFGAGDRVAAYQFAPKNAINSIRDLSKAGAQITYGGSLMENVNELAQANQWGYSNSWTQNIKDAKAWKTSGGFSRMEVVSFTMHHALSPLLSDEALKKEIKAHQYYSAQLFGSHDSKGYWPAECAFSERIIKTLAECGIEWSVIANSHLSRTLADYPIKYGSGGTMCDLPNKADQVETLGGTWFSAQKDARGGQFAVPYSYLPYKAKYVDPETAQEYKITVVPMADYESYEDGYAAIGTSLIAPIVAKASTSPRPPLVLFAHDGDNAWGGGSSYYNESVTGFSHASSANGNIATTIPQYLYDNPVPESAVVHVEDGAWVNADGDFGHPQFTNWLWPFYDPVSKKFNPNGWTEDMMNQAITTAGENHAIMAEQLEGNNLRMSEIVNPTSAVSPAEKAWHFLMAGYDSGNAYYGLAEDLEIKTTLAVNRCVQFAKPTLDAHPGVDATKPSVFIPQRWPYNPGEKGYGAPYAYKDFLNSADFTVYTFAYDVSGIEKAELKYRIDVDGKNSPNSNQNETYAGGSEVGSWITLPMAERVFPKGNVTNNPQADLYMLPDVIANQYSAEIAGISEKLLDYYVEVTDKKGNTTKSKIQHVWVGKNLDVAPKIAFTPEAGNSTTAIDVTITATDSTDPKPKLYYTIDGSTPTTASPVVESTKTINITQTTTIKAFAVDKDGNQSDIVTKTYTIGALPEFTVYFKKPSNWNSAVKIYYWSPTGTAPAVTYPGVAMTQDCGDWYKYTFPSTVSASNLLFNDGSLKTGDLNSTGGIKFYDNGWLSAEPANRCPSVAPDFTFSQAGGNFTTGTTLNLTLTANESTSVIYYTLDGTDPTTASASAIGSKAITITSTTTLKAFVKNAAGVSSAIKTQTYTFSTPTTFTVYFKKPSNWSSSVKIYYWSPTGTAPAVTYPGVAMTQDCGDWYKYTFPSTVSASNLLFNDGNLKTGDLSATAGIKYYDSGWLNAEPANRCPVIAPDFTNSKPGGTFTTGTTVSVVLTANETSSTIYYTLDGATPTTSSASAIGSKSFAFTSNTTLKAFVVNTSGVASAVKTETYTFTAVPTLTVYFKPPTTWTTTPKIYYWNAVPSGSATNATWPGVTMTADTNGFYKYTITGPTSINIIFNNGSSGSANQTADLLSKTDGYSYTWGSSTSRMAITPDTKEEETYAVRLYPNPVDHTLMVNSTIAISQYTIVSAQGSIVQEGKSNTSSIDVSRLSSGLYFITIRLENGVETMQKIVKK; translated from the coding sequence ATGAAAAAACACCTACTTTTGTTTTATGCATTGTTTGCTCCTTTTTTATTTCTGCAAGCACAAGTGCATACATCTTATTTATGGCATCTTCACCAACCGACTTATTGGGGAGATATAAGTAAGAAAAATCCAAATCGCTATCAAATCGTAAAAGAATCGCAAGACCTGAAAGTTTCTGGTGCCAACAATGACAAAAATGGTCTGGCGCATCCAACAAACAATCTTGAAGAAATTTTTGGTGCCGGAGATCGTGTTGCCGCTTATCAATTTGCACCAAAAAATGCAATTAATTCTATTCGTGATTTGAGCAAAGCAGGAGCTCAAATTACTTACGGTGGTTCTTTGATGGAAAATGTGAATGAATTAGCCCAAGCAAATCAATGGGGATATTCTAATTCTTGGACACAGAATATCAAAGATGCTAAAGCGTGGAAAACTTCTGGCGGATTTTCTCGTATGGAAGTCGTTTCTTTCACTATGCATCATGCGCTTTCGCCTTTATTGAGTGATGAAGCTTTAAAGAAAGAAATAAAAGCGCATCAATATTACAGCGCTCAATTATTTGGAAGCCATGATTCTAAAGGATATTGGCCAGCAGAATGCGCTTTTTCTGAAAGAATTATAAAAACTTTAGCAGAATGCGGTATTGAATGGTCGGTAATTGCTAACAGCCATTTATCAAGAACTTTAGCCGATTATCCTATAAAATATGGCTCTGGCGGAACCATGTGTGATCTTCCAAACAAAGCCGATCAGGTTGAAACGCTTGGAGGAACTTGGTTCTCTGCCCAAAAAGATGCTCGAGGCGGACAGTTTGCAGTACCTTATTCTTATCTTCCATATAAAGCGAAATATGTTGATCCAGAAACTGCTCAAGAATATAAAATTACTGTGGTTCCAATGGCAGATTACGAGAGTTATGAAGATGGATACGCTGCAATAGGCACTTCATTAATTGCTCCAATTGTGGCAAAAGCATCGACTTCGCCTAGACCTCCATTGGTCTTATTTGCTCATGATGGAGATAATGCTTGGGGTGGCGGATCGTCTTATTACAATGAATCGGTAACGGGATTTTCTCATGCATCTTCTGCAAATGGAAACATCGCTACTACGATTCCACAATATCTATATGATAATCCTGTTCCAGAATCGGCGGTTGTGCACGTAGAAGATGGAGCATGGGTAAACGCAGATGGAGATTTTGGACATCCGCAGTTTACCAATTGGCTTTGGCCTTTCTACGATCCTGTTAGCAAGAAATTCAATCCGAATGGCTGGACCGAAGATATGATGAATCAAGCGATAACAACTGCTGGAGAAAACCACGCAATTATGGCTGAGCAATTGGAAGGCAACAATCTTAGAATGAGCGAAATTGTAAATCCGACCTCTGCGGTAAGTCCTGCTGAAAAAGCATGGCATTTTTTAATGGCTGGATATGACAGCGGAAATGCTTATTATGGATTAGCTGAAGATTTAGAAATTAAAACAACTCTTGCTGTTAATCGATGTGTGCAATTTGCAAAACCAACTTTAGACGCCCATCCTGGAGTTGATGCAACGAAACCATCTGTATTTATTCCGCAACGTTGGCCTTATAATCCTGGTGAAAAAGGATATGGAGCTCCTTATGCTTATAAAGATTTCTTAAACTCTGCTGATTTTACGGTATATACTTTTGCTTATGATGTAAGCGGTATTGAGAAAGCCGAATTAAAATACAGAATTGATGTTGATGGAAAAAATAGTCCTAATTCTAATCAAAATGAAACTTATGCTGGAGGAAGCGAAGTAGGAAGTTGGATAACATTGCCTATGGCAGAAAGAGTTTTTCCAAAAGGAAATGTTACCAATAATCCGCAAGCCGATTTATACATGCTTCCAGATGTAATTGCAAATCAATATTCTGCCGAAATTGCAGGAATATCAGAAAAATTATTAGACTATTATGTCGAAGTAACTGATAAAAAAGGAAATACCACTAAATCTAAAATTCAACACGTTTGGGTTGGGAAAAACTTAGATGTTGCACCAAAAATAGCTTTTACGCCTGAGGCCGGAAATTCAACTACAGCCATAGATGTAACAATTACAGCAACAGACAGCACAGATCCGAAGCCAAAATTGTATTATACAATTGACGGCTCTACTCCAACAACAGCTTCGCCAGTTGTGGAGTCGACAAAAACAATCAACATTACACAGACTACAACAATTAAAGCTTTTGCGGTTGACAAAGATGGCAATCAATCTGATATTGTAACCAAAACGTATACGATTGGAGCACTTCCAGAATTTACGGTTTATTTTAAAAAACCATCCAACTGGAATTCTGCTGTAAAAATTTATTATTGGTCACCAACAGGAACTGCTCCTGCCGTAACTTATCCTGGAGTTGCAATGACTCAAGATTGTGGAGACTGGTATAAATATACTTTCCCATCAACAGTAAGCGCTTCAAATTTATTGTTTAATGATGGTTCACTAAAAACAGGCGATCTAAATTCAACTGGCGGAATCAAATTTTATGATAACGGTTGGCTAAGTGCTGAACCTGCAAACAGATGTCCTTCTGTAGCACCAGATTTTACATTCTCGCAAGCAGGAGGAAATTTCACTACAGGAACAACTTTAAATCTAACGCTAACAGCAAACGAAAGCACTTCTGTAATTTATTATACTCTTGACGGAACAGATCCTACCACAGCTTCTGCCTCTGCCATTGGTAGTAAAGCAATTACAATAACTAGCACAACAACATTAAAGGCTTTTGTTAAGAATGCCGCGGGAGTAAGTTCCGCTATAAAAACACAAACTTATACTTTTTCTACTCCTACGACATTTACGGTTTATTTTAAGAAACCATCCAATTGGAGTTCTTCGGTTAAAATTTATTATTGGTCACCAACTGGAACTGCTCCTGCAGTAACTTATCCAGGAGTTGCAATGACGCAAGATTGTGGAGATTGGTATAAATATACTTTTCCGTCAACAGTAAGTGCTTCTAATTTACTTTTTAATGATGGTAATCTAAAAACTGGAGATTTAAGTGCTACAGCAGGAATTAAGTATTATGATTCTGGTTGGCTGAATGCAGAACCTGCGAACAGATGTCCTGTTATTGCTCCAGATTTTACCAATTCTAAACCTGGAGGAACATTTACAACTGGAACTACTGTGAGTGTTGTTTTAACAGCAAACGAAACTTCTTCTACCATTTATTACACTTTAGACGGCGCAACTCCAACAACAAGCTCTGCTTCTGCAATTGGCAGTAAATCATTCGCTTTTACGTCAAATACAACTTTAAAAGCTTTTGTTGTCAATACTTCTGGAGTTGCATCAGCAGTAAAAACAGAAACTTATACTTTTACAGCCGTTCCAACGCTTACTGTATACTTTAAACCTCCTACAACTTGGACAACTACTCCAAAAATATATTATTGGAATGCTGTACCTTCAGGAAGTGCAACAAATGCTACTTGGCCTGGCGTAACAATGACAGCAGATACTAACGGTTTTTACAAATACACCATCACTGGGCCAACATCAATTAATATCATTTTCAATAATGGTTCTAGCGGTTCGGCAAATCAAACTGCCGATTTATTAAGTAAAACTGATGGCTACTCCTATACATGGGGTTCTAGCACTTCAAGAATGGCAATTACCCCAGACACCAAAGAAGAAGAAACCTATGCAGTAAGACTTTATCCAAATCCAGTAGATCATACCTTGATGGTTAATTCTACTATTGCAATTAGCCAATACACTATTGTTTCTGCACAAGGAAGCATTGTTCAGGAAGGAAAATCTAATACAAGCAGTATTGATGTTAGCCGTCTAAGTTCTGGACTGTATTTTATTACGATCCGTTTAGAAAATGGTGTAGAAACAATGCAAAAGATTGTAAAAAAATAA
- a CDS encoding anthranilate synthase component I family protein, with the protein MLIQNCLKSELLSWAQQFREVVFLDSNSYPQQYSNFDCILAVDAFTSLQTDYYNAFEDLKQYQQNTKDWLFGYLSYDLKNDVEKLQSSNFDGLHFPDLFFFQPKKIFILRGNELEIQYLMFCDDELEEDFNEIVESRKSKVESKEKLNIQQRISKELYVQKVNKMLEHIHVGDMYEANFCMEFYAENAVINPLEKFQKLNEISQPPFSVFFKNYKNYLLSASPERYLKKEGDKIISQPIKGTSKRFSDPIEDEKSKNILVSDAKERAENIMITDLVRNDLSHTAQKGSVVVEELCGIYSFLQVHQMISTITSRLDLQYSPVDVLKTTFPMGSMTGAPKISVMEIVENLEETKRGLYSGAVGYFTPVGDFDFNVVIRSILYNQENKYVSFSVGSAITSLSVPEKEYEECLLKAKAMHEVLQ; encoded by the coding sequence TTGCTAATCCAAAACTGTTTAAAGAGCGAGCTTTTAAGTTGGGCGCAGCAATTTCGCGAAGTCGTTTTTTTAGACAGCAATTCTTATCCGCAGCAGTATTCCAATTTTGACTGCATATTGGCAGTAGATGCATTTACTTCTTTACAAACAGATTATTACAATGCTTTTGAAGATTTAAAACAATATCAGCAAAATACAAAAGACTGGCTTTTTGGATACCTTTCTTATGATTTAAAGAATGATGTCGAAAAACTTCAATCGAGCAATTTTGATGGTTTGCATTTTCCTGATTTGTTTTTCTTTCAGCCTAAAAAGATTTTTATTCTGAGAGGAAATGAACTTGAAATACAATATTTAATGTTTTGCGATGACGAACTTGAAGAGGATTTTAATGAAATAGTCGAAAGTCGAAAGTCGAAAGTTGAAAGTAAGGAAAAGCTAAATATTCAACAACGTATTTCTAAAGAATTATATGTTCAGAAAGTGAATAAAATGCTGGAACATATACATGTTGGAGATATGTATGAAGCGAATTTCTGCATGGAATTTTATGCTGAAAATGCAGTTATTAATCCGTTAGAAAAATTTCAGAAGCTTAATGAGATTTCACAACCGCCTTTTTCGGTTTTCTTTAAAAACTATAAAAACTATCTGCTTTCTGCATCGCCAGAACGCTATTTAAAAAAAGAAGGAGATAAGATCATTTCTCAGCCAATAAAAGGAACTTCTAAACGTTTTTCTGATCCAATTGAAGATGAAAAGTCGAAAAATATTTTAGTTTCAGATGCCAAAGAACGAGCAGAAAATATCATGATAACTGATTTGGTTCGAAATGATTTATCGCATACAGCACAAAAAGGTTCGGTTGTGGTTGAAGAACTCTGCGGAATCTATTCTTTTCTGCAAGTGCACCAAATGATTTCTACAATTACTTCAAGATTAGATTTGCAATATTCTCCGGTAGACGTCTTAAAAACAACCTTTCCGATGGGAAGTATGACAGGTGCGCCAAAGATTTCTGTAATGGAAATTGTGGAGAATCTAGAAGAAACCAAAAGAGGATTATACAGTGGCGCAGTTGGCTATTTTACACCTGTTGGCGATTTTGATTTTAATGTTGTAATCAGAAGTATTTTATACAATCAAGAAAATAAATATGTTTCATTTTCGGTTGGAAGCGCCATAACATCGCTTTCAGTTCCAGAAAAAGAATACGAAGAATGTTTGCTAAAGGCAAAAGCAATGCACGAAGTTTTGCAGTAA
- a CDS encoding DoxX family membrane protein: MKIATIIVRVLIGLLLLFASISYFFHLMPEPETTGDFKAFNVGLMASTYLMPLAKSIELLCGIAFVTGRYVTLANILILPITVNILFINYFLTPNGLPIAALLFLGNLFLIYRYWDNYKSVFTA, encoded by the coding sequence ATGAAAATTGCCACAATTATTGTCCGTGTTTTAATTGGCCTTTTGTTGCTTTTTGCCTCTATCAGTTATTTTTTCCATCTAATGCCTGAGCCAGAAACTACAGGAGATTTTAAAGCCTTTAATGTTGGTTTAATGGCTTCTACGTATTTAATGCCTCTAGCAAAATCTATCGAATTACTATGCGGAATTGCATTTGTAACTGGGCGTTATGTAACTTTAGCAAACATTTTGATCTTACCAATTACGGTAAATATTTTGTTTATCAATTATTTCCTAACACCTAACGGTCTGCCAATTGCAGCGCTACTTTTTCTAGGAAATTTATTTTTGATTTACAGATACTGGGATAATTATAAAAGTGTTTTTACTGCGTAA